The Coffea arabica cultivar ET-39 chromosome 10e, Coffea Arabica ET-39 HiFi, whole genome shotgun sequence region TTATTCATACATCTGATGTCCCTCGAGTGTAGAAGTGGGAGAATGGTCAATGCATAACACTGATCATGCAAATGTTGGATTATCATGGCAACTAAATTAGGAATTACAGACCAATAAAGTCACGCTATCTGATGTCTGTTGCAGCGTAATTTGAAAACTGTTTAGGCATCCAAACTTGCAGCACAGTTTGAGAATTAGTCATGAGATTCATCtaaactttttattttattttctttaattttttttattttgttgtgtttttattattatttttaaatattttggatTGCTTTTCCTTCTATATTGCAAGAAACATAAGATACACAATTTCATTAGTCCATGGTTGACAGTTCTGCAATTGTTGTATCCTCTATTTCATTTCCATTACCAGTAAAAAGTGAAGTTTCTGAAATAGGGTAAAGTGAACTATTAGGCAGAGGAACACTGAAGATAAGCAATTAAAGTGAACTATTGTTTTTATTCTTTAGGCAGTTTTTTTTATGTATTTCGATCACAGTAAAAAGAGAACTATTGGTTTCCTATCAGTCCGTTTTGGTAAATTCGGGCAAGCAGGCTACCTTCTATCCGTTTCTCCATTTCTCTCTCATTTGCATTGACTCGATAATTTTGTTTCTGCAGATACTGAAGGTATTGCTGCTGCTCAGAAGTCTCTTGGAATaggacaagaagaaaaaatccGTAAAGTTCGATGACCTTCCCATGTCTGAATAAGAATGTTCTCAATCTTCAACTTCGTAAAATGACTACTGTAGTTCAGGACCTCAAGCAAACTTGGAATCGTGAAGTATCATACCACCTGTTCCATTAATGCTTAATTCTAACGTCACACTGAATAGCTGTTTCGTGTAACCATCTGTTTAACTTGTTCAGTTATTTGTGAAATTGCTTGTTTTGATTAAACGATAAGTCTAGGCGAAACTTAATGACTTCATAGACTCTCGTGGGTTGTTACTGGATGCCTGACCAGTTTCGAGCTTCATAGAAACTGTGCTTGGTTTTGAGCTGCCAGTTGTTATACAGTAGTACTCTAACTCGGGCAAATCCAGGAGGGTGGATGCCAATCAATGGGATCGTCCAAACAACGATTCCTAACACCGGCTGCATTGCAGATGTTGCATGGCCATATTATCAACCAGTCCTCAGCATTCTTGACTGGCTAAAAGCATGTCATTAGTAGCTTCGGACACATGAAACTTTGGAggttgaaaaaagaaagaaattgttATGCTGTAGTTTCGAACAGTCGTCCAAATTTCATTAGAGGTGCAGGGTCGTACCAGCCATAGTGCAAGATTTAGACTCAAAACCATTTTTATCTATGATAGGGGGGTTACAATATATGTGAAACTCTTCTGGTGGCatgaagatatatatatatatatatcttgactttgaccattttatcCCTGTTAGGAGCGCAATTTATGAACTCTTCTGGTGGTATGACGATTGAAAATAGAGTATAGCAGCATTCAATCCCTACCTTCGtacttctatttcttgcttttCAAAACGACCCAAACAAAACAAAGTAAAGGTAGAATATTCATCTTTACTCACCAGTAAGATAGGGTGCTTTCTGTCAACAACCGAGAATTTAGTCTCAAGTCTTACAATCATTGCACAAACTTTTACAATCTGTTTCCTGTACTCGAGTAATCTAAAGGATTTCGATATAAACatccatatatatacatttgaACCTGTTTTGGGAGTTCTTCTACCATTCTTGCAGACAATAATGTTGAGAAGTCTCTGAAAAGCGGTGCTAAGAGAAATGCAATGCCCTATGTGGGAGAACCTCCACGCCAGTAGCCCCACTTGCTAATTCCACATTCTGAAAGGAATCTCTCATAATCACGCTCAAGCTCACTGTAATCCTGACTAACATCTTTGGTATTGACCTGATCTTCATCCTCTGATGTGTACTGCAAAACAGCTCAAGTTTTCTCAGTAGGTTGAAGATCAAGGTACGTTCAAAGTGCATGTTTCAAAGCCAGAAAACTTTCAAGAAAAGGAATACTTTTGGTCCCTTAGAGCTCAGGTCTTGAACCCAAAATAGTATAATGTACGTTCAATCTATGCTTTTGACTTTTTATGCCATCGCAGTTTTCCAACTTTTTCTATGCTATCACAGTCTTATGGAGATGGTAACATCATTTACAGGAAAACCTGTTAGTTAATTGATGTTGATCCCACATTTATATACCAGAAATGGATTATTCCAAATACATGCAAGCGAATGAACATGACAGCTGCAGAGTACAGTGTCATGAGCACCTGCATGAGTAGCTTGAAAATCTGGCAATAAAATCAGCTTGTGAATCTGTACAAATACCTTATAGTAATTCTTTTTCCAGTCAAAAATTGTAAATACGAAGCTCTAACTCCAGGAATCACATAGGTAAATTTCATCCAGAAGGGATGTTTTTCTATCCATTACTACTAACCAGTCAACTCATTACACAGAGGCTAGAAAAAAGTGATCCACCCAGTCTAAAGTGAACTCCATCTATGCGAAAATTCATCTTCCTGTCAACTACGAGATGCTTATATCACAAGTAAGGAACCATGAACAGAAAACCAGAGTATGCTGAAGAATCAATTGCAGGAAAGTACAAGATTCGACATCATAAGTTCTACTCAATCAGGTACTTACATCATAGTCGGGTCTTGTGCCAGTATCCAGTGCATCTGGATCCTTCAAATCCTGAAGAGCAAATTTCCACCTGATCCTTTTAGATCCACGGTGATGCTCTTCTGATTCATTTACATTATGTTTCATATCTCCAGCAACTCTATTGCATAAGGCACCAATTATGCATCTGATGCAAAAGGCTATCAGGGGAACCAGAACTAGAAAATAACCAGTGGTTTTAGCCTGATAATAAAATCGACAAGTCTGTTGAGCTCGTTACTAAATTTTGGTACAATGTGCACATTGATCAGCTAAATATGACCAATCAACAAAGTAATCGAAAAGGAAGTATAGTTCCAATAAGCAATGCTCAGATAAGAGAAATGACACACAGTTTGGCAAAGTAACATGGCACGCTAGAAGAAGTGCTCACATAGGATAAATTATGAACGGACAAGAAACTGAACATTTTCTGGTTCAAGCAGCTACGATACAATTCCAGTCTTGGAGCTCTTCCATCAAGAGAAGAGTCAGATGATAGGGCTCGCTCACTCTTTTGCTGCCAACAAAAAGAACATACTTGTCGTGAAGGAAGTCAGCTTTAAAACGTCAGTAAACACCAGGAATGCAAGTATTATATGGCAGTTAGACTAAGTAACATCAgcagaacttttttttttttttttttgaagtactCACTTCTGTTTTTTGCTTTGTTGTTCCAATTTGCTCAACAATTATATGTACGAGAATAAGACGTGATCTAACATTTGAATTCTAGAAATAATATCAGACTTGCCTTCTGACCAACTTAGCCTAGCATTAAAGCCTTTGGTGATCCACACAAAAAGCTATAAATCCAATTGAAATGTTATTTAACTACTGTCCAGAACTTTTTTTCTACTTCATAAAACTAAATCCCTTTTGGGTAGCAATATtcaatgaaataatttaatACCAGTGATCACTTcatgatagaaaaataaaggaattcTAAGCTCAAGGTCAGGACCCAGGTTGGTAGTTGCAATAATCAGACTCATTAAAACCAACCATGAAGAGACAACACGTAATCGAAAGAATAGTGGACTTAAAACCATTTACCATTTGCAAAGTTACTGCAGTGGATAAGGGAATGTTCAGATGTTGGCCCTCAAAAACAAGGTCAACATCAACGATGTCCTTATTAGCAGCAGCAATTTCATAAATGGCTACCCCATATAGCTTTGAAATGGAAGTCAAAGTTTCACCTCTGCAAATTTAAACCAACAAAATTCCCAAGGTACTTCAGCACGCAATATCAATAAAAAAGATCCCATCTTTATTCCAAAAAGCTCAAAAGTTCGCAAAttaaaaacacacacacacacagacacaCAAACGCATGCAGGTTTAAGCATTTTCTTACTCTTTGACCACATGTTTAAGCATTGAGTGCCGACCCTTTGAAGACATCCCCCGTATTTGACACCTCCATCTCTGAAAatgacaaaaacccagaaattgTTTTACCCCTGTATCTGAcatttttttcatgaaattaCAGTCACAACAAACAGAAAAGGAcacgaagaagaagaaaggaatatTACCTGAGCATGCAAATGAAAGTTCTTGTGATTAGAAACTTTTCTGCTAACTTTTACTAACACAGAAGATCTTATTACTACTAAGGTTCTTGGAAGAGATGATTGGCTCAACTTAAATTCCATTGACCATTAATCATAATTTTTCTGGTTGATGATTAATATACCATGCACCATGGAGTATGGACAATTTCACGCTCCTGGATAAGAAAAAGGCACGATTCTGAGTTTGCCATAGCTCATAGGTGGCATTTATTCTTGTGGGTCCAACATGGCCTTAAACCGTACAAACCAGTGTACTTGGCCCACCAAAAGGAGGGCTGCACAAAAAGATACCagcaactctttttttttaaatttaattaagGTTAAA contains the following coding sequences:
- the LOC113711760 gene encoding uncharacterized protein, which encodes MEFKLSQSSLPRTLVVIRSSVLVKVSRKVSNHKNFHLHAQRWRCQIRGMSSKGRHSMLKHVVKEGETLTSISKLYGVAIYEIAAANKDIVDVDLVFEGQHLNIPLSTAVTLQMQKSERALSSDSSLDGRAPRLELYRSCLNQKMFSFLSVHNLSYAKTTGYFLVLVPLIAFCIRCIIGALCNRVAGDMKHNVNESEEHHRGSKRIRWKFALQDLKDPDALDTGTRPDYDYTSEDEDQVNTKDVSQDYSELERDYERFLSECGISKWGYWRGGSPT